One genomic window of Indioceanicola profundi includes the following:
- a CDS encoding SGNH/GDSL hydrolase family protein, with amino-acid sequence MATALVDDRALTIVAFGSSSTEGIGASGPATTYPARLEQELLQRLPGHEVRVVNSGIGGDTAALMMARLDRDVLAHRPDLVVWQLGTNDALRGVKPEEFRKLALQGVEQIRGIGADILFMEPQLLSGQGPESLYSRYIAEVRALGAELGIPVLLRASIMAEWAERGVIPAGQMLSHDGLHMTDASYRCLAEVVADAIAPDAPPA; translated from the coding sequence GTGGCGACGGCCCTGGTCGATGACCGGGCACTGACCATCGTCGCCTTCGGTTCTTCCAGTACCGAAGGCATCGGAGCCAGCGGACCCGCAACAACCTATCCCGCCCGGCTGGAACAGGAATTGCTCCAGCGCCTTCCAGGCCATGAGGTGCGGGTAGTGAACAGCGGGATCGGCGGGGATACGGCGGCGCTGATGATGGCCCGGCTGGACCGGGACGTGCTTGCGCACAGGCCGGACCTGGTGGTCTGGCAATTGGGCACAAACGATGCCTTGCGCGGCGTGAAGCCGGAGGAGTTCCGGAAGCTGGCTCTTCAGGGCGTCGAGCAGATCCGAGGCATTGGGGCGGACATCCTGTTCATGGAACCGCAGCTGCTGTCCGGCCAGGGTCCGGAAAGCCTGTACAGCCGCTATATCGCGGAGGTGCGGGCATTGGGGGCGGAGTTGGGGATTCCAGTGCTGCTGCGCGCCAGCATCATGGCCGAGTGGGCCGAGCGCGGCGTGATTCCCGCCGGTCAGATGCTGAGCCACGACGGGCTGCACATGACCGATGCCAGCTATCGCTGCCTGGCCGAGGTGGTGGCGGATGCCATCGCGCCGGACGCTCCTCCGGCGTAA
- a CDS encoding DNA gyrase inhibitor YacG, whose product MSNDPIEFPKSRKAAACPVCGRPPVPEAKPFCSKRCADVDLARWLNGVYRVPAVEQDDEAEEADPEKFAPG is encoded by the coding sequence ATGTCGAACGATCCCATCGAATTCCCGAAATCCCGCAAGGCGGCTGCTTGCCCGGTCTGCGGCCGGCCCCCGGTACCGGAAGCCAAGCCCTTCTGCTCCAAACGCTGCGCCGACGTCGACTTGGCCCGCTGGCTGAACGGCGTCTACCGCGTGCCGGCGGTGGAGCAGGATGACGAGGCGGAGGAGGCCGATCCGGAAAAATTCGCGCCGGGCTAA
- a CDS encoding ribonuclease E/G, whose protein sequence is MNRELLVDGKGLLRRAAVLTGGELTDLYIDRTDRPARMGAVLLGRVVRLAAGLEAAFVEIGERLPALLNAADVRPAPKKGRELRIGQMLRTGQEVVVQVKADAHGDKGAVLTMDISLPGRFLVHLPQGQGVHLSKRLAAGPQRTALAAAMRDAVPPGGGWIVRADAAEADPGLVALEAEALYADWRAAESALAGAEAPQELLVPPAAPVRACVELGGAGFDAIRVEGSEALLDLKRWCAERAPDLAARITLHIAKLPLFETGDVEGAIQSLLDRRAPLSHGGSLVIERTEALTVIDVNGGERGNPLSTNLEAVREIARQLRLRNIGGIVVVDFINLAKAYEREQLILALSHAVSNDPAGTHVYGMSKLGLVEMTRSRRGPPLSDLLAPQAPTL, encoded by the coding sequence ATGAACCGGGAGCTGCTGGTCGACGGCAAGGGCCTGCTGCGGCGGGCGGCGGTGCTGACCGGCGGCGAGCTGACCGACCTCTACATCGACCGCACCGACCGGCCCGCCCGCATGGGCGCGGTGCTGCTTGGGCGCGTGGTGCGGCTGGCGGCCGGGCTGGAGGCGGCGTTCGTGGAGATCGGCGAGCGGCTGCCGGCCCTGCTGAACGCCGCCGATGTGCGCCCGGCCCCGAAGAAGGGGCGGGAACTGCGGATCGGCCAGATGCTGCGCACCGGGCAGGAGGTGGTGGTCCAGGTCAAGGCGGACGCCCATGGCGACAAGGGTGCCGTCCTCACCATGGACATCTCGCTGCCGGGACGCTTCCTGGTGCATCTGCCGCAAGGGCAGGGGGTGCATCTCTCAAAGCGCCTCGCCGCCGGGCCGCAGCGTACGGCACTGGCTGCCGCCATGCGCGATGCCGTGCCGCCCGGCGGCGGCTGGATCGTGCGCGCCGATGCGGCGGAGGCCGACCCCGGGCTCGTGGCGCTGGAGGCGGAGGCGCTCTATGCCGATTGGAGGGCCGCCGAATCGGCTCTCGCCGGCGCGGAGGCTCCGCAGGAGCTGCTGGTCCCGCCAGCGGCCCCGGTGCGCGCCTGCGTGGAACTTGGCGGGGCGGGGTTCGACGCCATCCGGGTGGAAGGCTCGGAAGCGCTGCTGGACCTGAAGCGCTGGTGCGCCGAGCGGGCACCCGATCTGGCCGCCCGGATTACCCTGCATATCGCCAAGCTGCCCTTGTTCGAGACGGGGGATGTGGAGGGGGCGATCCAGTCCCTGCTGGACCGGCGCGCCCCTCTCTCCCATGGCGGCTCCCTCGTGATCGAGCGGACGGAGGCGCTGACCGTGATCGATGTGAACGGCGGGGAGCGCGGCAATCCGCTGTCCACCAATCTGGAAGCGGTGCGGGAGATCGCCCGCCAGCTCCGCCTGCGCAACATCGGCGGGATCGTGGTGGTGGATTTCATCAATCTCGCCAAGGCCTATGAGCGGGAGCAGTTGATCCTGGCGCTCAGCCATGCGGTTTCCAACGATCCCGCGGGCACCCATGTGTATGGCATGTCCAAACTGGGGCTGGTGGAGATGACCCGGTCGCGCCGCGGCCCGCCCCTCTCCGACCTGCTGGCCCCGCAAGCTCCTACTCTGTAA
- a CDS encoding Maf family protein — MISDVAAGPGGPKLVLASSSPRRRDLLALIGLKPDVVDPADIDESVRKGELPAPHALRLARGKAAVVAARHPGAVILAADTVVACGRRILPKAEDAATARMCLELLSGRRHRVHTGVCVIGPDGRERTRTVQTAVVFKRLSEQEIQAYLASGEWNGKAGGYGIQGLAALFVRELIGSHPNVVGLPVHEVGGLLRAAGIDPLAALLRNAGAPS, encoded by the coding sequence ATGATTTCTGATGTTGCAGCCGGGCCGGGCGGCCCGAAGCTGGTGCTTGCCTCCTCGTCCCCGCGGCGTCGGGACCTGCTTGCCCTGATCGGGCTGAAGCCCGACGTCGTCGATCCCGCCGACATCGACGAATCGGTGCGGAAGGGGGAGCTGCCGGCACCCCACGCCCTGCGGCTGGCGCGCGGGAAGGCGGCCGTGGTGGCCGCCCGCCATCCGGGCGCCGTCATCCTGGCCGCCGACACGGTGGTGGCCTGCGGCCGCCGCATCCTGCCCAAGGCGGAGGATGCCGCCACCGCCCGCATGTGCCTGGAGCTGCTGTCCGGCCGCCGCCACCGTGTCCATACCGGCGTCTGCGTCATCGGCCCGGACGGGCGGGAACGGACCCGCACCGTCCAGACGGCCGTGGTTTTCAAGCGCCTGTCGGAGCAGGAGATCCAGGCCTATCTCGCCAGCGGCGAATGGAACGGCAAGGCCGGCGGCTACGGCATCCAGGGCTTGGCGGCACTCTTCGTGCGGGAGCTGATCGGCTCCCACCCCAATGTGGTCGGCCTGCCGGTGCACGAGGTCGGCGGGCTGCTGCGCGCCGCCGGCATCGACCCGCTGGCGGCCCTGCTCCGCAACGCCGGCGCACCGTCATGA
- the infA gene encoding translation initiation factor IF-1: MAKEDLIEFSGTVAELLPNAMFRVKLDNDHEVLAHTSGKMRKNRIRVLAGDRVNVEMTPYDLTKGRIIFRFK; the protein is encoded by the coding sequence ATGGCGAAGGAGGATTTGATCGAGTTTTCGGGCACGGTCGCCGAACTGCTGCCCAACGCGATGTTCCGTGTGAAACTCGATAACGACCATGAGGTTCTGGCCCATACCAGTGGTAAGATGCGCAAGAACCGCATCCGGGTGCTGGCAGGGGACCGCGTCAATGTCGAGATGACGCCCTACGACCTCACCAAGGGACGCATCATATTCCGCTTCAAGTAA
- a CDS encoding arsenate reductase ArsC has protein sequence MADIHPPSVTSVLFACTHNSIRSPMAEGLLKHLLGQKLYVDSVGVREGEPDPFAVAVMSEIGVDIGRHRCKTFDMLEDTSFDLVISLSPEAQHRAVEMTRTMACDVEFWHTFDPSVVEGSRDVRMDAYRQVRDTLLRRIGERFGAELPR, from the coding sequence ATGGCCGATATCCACCCGCCCAGCGTCACCAGCGTACTTTTCGCCTGCACGCACAATTCCATCCGCTCCCCCATGGCGGAGGGGCTGCTGAAGCATCTGCTGGGGCAGAAGCTCTATGTCGACAGCGTCGGCGTGCGGGAGGGGGAGCCGGACCCCTTCGCCGTGGCGGTGATGAGCGAGATCGGGGTTGATATCGGCCGGCACCGCTGCAAGACCTTCGACATGCTGGAGGACACCAGCTTCGACCTTGTCATCTCCCTCTCGCCGGAGGCGCAGCACCGGGCGGTGGAGATGACCCGCACCATGGCCTGCGATGTGGAGTTCTGGCACACCTTCGACCCCTCGGTGGTCGAGGGCTCCCGCGATGTGCGGATGGATGCCTACCGGCAGGTGCGCGACACCCTGCTGCGCCGGATCGGGGAGCGGTTCGGGGCGGAGCTTCCGCGCTAG
- a CDS encoding UPF0262 family protein, which translates to MTTAAKDRITHVELREKHVVRRSPEVEHERAVALFDLMEENRFALTDPPTPGPYRLYLSVEENRLVFDVRAEEDSELARIILPLSPFRTIVRDYFMICDSYYKAIKSASPSQIEAIDMGRRGLHNEGSELLRERLSGKAELDLNTSRRLFTLICVLHIRG; encoded by the coding sequence GTGACGACAGCCGCCAAGGACCGCATCACCCATGTGGAGCTGAGGGAAAAGCACGTCGTCCGCCGTTCCCCCGAGGTCGAGCATGAACGGGCCGTCGCCCTGTTCGACCTGATGGAGGAGAACCGGTTCGCCCTGACGGACCCGCCGACGCCGGGTCCCTACCGGCTCTATCTCTCGGTGGAGGAGAACCGGCTGGTCTTCGATGTGCGGGCGGAGGAGGATTCGGAGCTGGCCCGCATCATCCTGCCTCTCTCGCCGTTCCGCACCATCGTGCGCGATTACTTCATGATCTGCGACAGTTACTACAAGGCCATCAAGTCGGCCTCCCCCTCGCAGATCGAGGCCATCGACATGGGCCGCCGCGGCCTCCACAACGAAGGGTCGGAGCTGCTGCGGGAACGGCTGTCCGGAAAGGCCGAGCTGGACCTCAACACCTCCCGCCGCCTGTTCACCCTGATCTGCGTCCTGCATATCCGGGGCTGA
- the hisD gene encoding histidinol dehydrogenase: MPLKLSTRSPDFETGFRALLDAKRETAEDVTAAVSAVLADVRARGDGAVIEYTRRWDRVELTAANLRITAAEVDAAIAACSAETMEALNLAADRIRDFHARQLPDATSYTDAAGVRLGARWTAVQAAGIYVPGGTAAYPSSVLMNAIPAKVAGVPRIAMVVPTPDGKLNPLVLAAARIAGVEEIYRIGGAQAVAALAYGTDSIAPVDKIVGPGNAYVANAKRQVFGTVGIDMIAGPSEILVVADGQNDPAWIAADLLSQAEHDASAQSILITDDEGFAARVEQAVEIQLARLPRTDIAGPSWRDHGAVILVRDLSESVALVDRLAPEHLELAVADPDALAAKIRNAGAIFLGRHTPEAIGDYVAGPNHVLPTARSARFSSGLNVLDFMKRTTLVGCDAASLAAIGPAAVSLARAEGLDAHALSVSIRLDAGAAE, encoded by the coding sequence ATGCCGCTTAAGCTTTCCACCCGCAGCCCCGACTTCGAAACCGGTTTCCGCGCCTTGCTGGATGCCAAGCGGGAAACGGCGGAGGATGTGACCGCCGCCGTGTCCGCGGTTCTGGCCGATGTGCGTGCCCGCGGCGATGGCGCAGTGATCGAGTATACAAGGCGCTGGGACCGGGTGGAGCTGACGGCCGCCAACCTGCGCATCACGGCGGCCGAGGTGGATGCCGCCATCGCCGCCTGCTCGGCGGAGACGATGGAAGCACTGAATCTCGCGGCCGACCGCATCCGCGACTTCCATGCGCGCCAGCTCCCCGATGCCACCAGCTACACCGATGCCGCCGGCGTACGCCTGGGCGCGCGCTGGACCGCGGTGCAGGCGGCCGGCATCTATGTGCCCGGCGGCACGGCGGCCTATCCCAGCTCCGTCCTGATGAACGCCATCCCGGCCAAGGTGGCGGGCGTGCCGCGCATCGCCATGGTGGTGCCGACGCCGGACGGCAAGCTGAACCCGCTGGTCCTCGCTGCCGCCCGGATCGCGGGGGTGGAGGAGATCTACCGCATCGGCGGCGCGCAGGCCGTGGCGGCGCTGGCCTACGGCACGGACTCCATCGCCCCGGTGGACAAGATCGTCGGCCCCGGCAATGCCTATGTGGCCAATGCCAAGCGCCAGGTCTTCGGTACCGTCGGCATCGACATGATCGCCGGTCCCTCGGAGATCCTGGTGGTGGCCGACGGGCAGAACGATCCGGCCTGGATCGCCGCCGACCTGCTGTCGCAAGCGGAGCATGACGCCAGCGCCCAATCCATCCTGATCACCGATGACGAGGGCTTCGCGGCCCGGGTCGAGCAGGCGGTGGAAATCCAGCTCGCCAGGCTGCCGCGCACCGACATCGCGGGGCCGAGCTGGCGCGACCACGGGGCGGTGATCCTGGTGCGCGACCTGTCCGAATCGGTGGCGTTGGTGGACCGGCTAGCGCCGGAGCATCTGGAGCTGGCGGTGGCCGATCCGGACGCGCTGGCGGCGAAAATCCGCAATGCCGGCGCCATTTTCCTGGGCCGCCACACGCCGGAGGCCATCGGCGACTATGTGGCGGGGCCGAACCATGTGCTGCCCACCGCCCGTTCGGCCCGCTTCTCCTCCGGGCTGAACGTGCTGGATTTCATGAAGCGTACCACTTTGGTCGGCTGCGATGCGGCAAGTCTGGCGGCGATCGGCCCTGCTGCCGTATCCTTGGCGCGGGCGGAAGGGTTGGACGCCCATGCGTTGTCCGTGTCCATCCGCCTGGATGCCGGGGCAGCCGAATAG
- the hisG gene encoding ATP phosphoribosyltransferase, whose translation MPPPANDPLVLALPKGRILDEVRPLLHRVGIEPEPAFDDPKSRALSFGTNLPFVQIIRVRSFDVATFVAFGAAQLGVCGNDVLMEFDYPEIYAPLDLGIGRCRIAVAEPVEMVAKDDPSRWSHVRVATKYPEITKRHFAARGVQAECIKLNGAMELAPSLGLSQRIVDLVSSGATLKANGLVEIEHIADITSRLIVNRAALKTRHPEIQNWVDRFRDATNAA comes from the coding sequence CTGCCGCCGCCCGCCAACGATCCTCTCGTCCTGGCCCTGCCGAAGGGCCGCATCCTGGATGAGGTCCGGCCGCTGCTCCATCGCGTCGGGATCGAGCCGGAACCGGCCTTCGACGATCCGAAGTCCCGGGCCCTCAGCTTCGGCACCAACCTGCCCTTCGTGCAGATCATCCGGGTGCGCAGCTTCGACGTGGCCACCTTCGTCGCCTTCGGGGCGGCGCAACTCGGCGTCTGCGGCAACGATGTGCTGATGGAATTCGACTATCCGGAAATCTACGCCCCGCTGGACCTCGGCATCGGCCGCTGCCGCATCGCCGTGGCGGAGCCGGTGGAGATGGTGGCGAAGGACGATCCGTCCCGCTGGTCCCATGTGCGCGTGGCGACGAAATATCCAGAGATCACGAAGCGCCACTTCGCCGCCCGCGGCGTTCAGGCGGAATGCATCAAGCTGAACGGCGCCATGGAGCTGGCCCCCTCCCTGGGGCTCAGCCAGCGCATCGTCGACCTCGTCTCCTCCGGCGCCACGCTGAAGGCCAACGGGCTGGTCGAGATCGAGCATATCGCCGACATCACCAGCCGGCTGATCGTCAACCGCGCCGCCCTCAAGACCCGCCATCCGGAAATCCAGAACTGGGTCGACCGCTTCCGGGATGCCACCAATGCCGCTTAA
- a CDS encoding DUF2948 family protein: MSGGLKLRARDAEDLKVVSAMLQDSIIPICDLAWLAGERSFVMIANRFKWEGKRAEADGPTPDVDLPYERTNCAVRFDRVDRVSVRGLDLKDRAQMLNLLAVEAAENAVLLYFAGGASIRLTVGSLDCRLEDVGEPWPTELRPCHEGVDAAE; this comes from the coding sequence ATGTCGGGCGGTCTCAAGCTGCGTGCGCGCGATGCGGAGGACCTGAAGGTCGTCTCCGCCATGCTGCAGGACAGCATCATTCCCATCTGCGATCTGGCTTGGCTGGCCGGGGAGCGCAGTTTCGTCATGATCGCCAACCGCTTCAAATGGGAAGGGAAGCGGGCCGAAGCGGACGGCCCCACCCCCGACGTGGACCTGCCCTATGAGCGCACCAACTGCGCGGTGCGCTTCGACCGGGTGGACCGGGTCTCCGTCCGCGGGCTGGACCTGAAGGACCGTGCGCAGATGCTGAACCTGCTGGCGGTCGAGGCGGCGGAGAATGCGGTGCTGCTGTATTTCGCCGGCGGCGCCAGCATCCGCCTCACGGTCGGCTCGCTTGATTGCCGGCTGGAGGATGTGGGCGAACCCTGGCCCACGGAACTCCGCCCCTGCCATGAGGGCGTGGACGCGGCGGAGTAG
- the murA gene encoding UDP-N-acetylglucosamine 1-carboxyvinyltransferase: MDKLRIRGGRPLIGDIQISGAKNAALPLLAACLLSDETLTLTNLPHLADISTMANLLAQHGVDIRLNGDEGAGSQGRTIELNAGSITSLEAPYDLVRKMRASVLVLGPLVARFGQAKVSLPGGCAIGPRPVDLHIKGLQAMGAQIEIEGGYVLAKAPAGGLTGAEFVFPQVSVGATENLMMAACLAKGQTTLVNAAREPEIGDLAKCLIAMGAVIEGAGTDRIRITGVDRLHAATHEVVGDRIEAGTYAMAAAITGGDLHLLGGKLDHIRAVATALVPAEVVFQETEQGFRVRRANGALHGVDVMTEPFPGFPTDLQAQMMSLMCVAQGASMITETIFENRFMHVPELMRMGANITVHGSSALVRGVPKLTGAPVMATDLRASVSLVLAGLAAEGETVVNRIYHLDRGYERIEQKLSACGADMERLRETS; encoded by the coding sequence ATGGACAAGCTTCGTATCCGCGGCGGCCGTCCGCTCATCGGTGATATCCAGATCAGCGGCGCCAAGAACGCGGCGCTGCCGCTGCTGGCCGCCTGCCTGCTGTCGGACGAGACGCTGACGCTGACCAACCTGCCGCATCTCGCCGACATCTCCACCATGGCGAACCTGCTGGCGCAGCACGGGGTGGACATCCGCCTGAACGGGGATGAGGGAGCGGGCAGCCAGGGCCGCACCATCGAGCTGAATGCCGGCAGCATCACCAGCCTGGAGGCGCCCTACGATCTGGTGCGCAAGATGCGCGCCAGCGTTCTGGTGCTCGGCCCGCTGGTGGCCCGCTTCGGCCAGGCCAAGGTCAGCCTGCCCGGCGGCTGCGCCATCGGCCCGCGCCCGGTCGACCTGCACATCAAGGGCCTGCAGGCCATGGGCGCCCAGATCGAGATCGAGGGCGGCTATGTCCTGGCCAAGGCCCCGGCCGGCGGGCTGACCGGGGCGGAGTTCGTGTTCCCGCAGGTCTCCGTCGGAGCGACCGAGAACCTGATGATGGCCGCCTGCCTGGCGAAGGGCCAGACCACGCTTGTCAATGCCGCGCGGGAGCCGGAAATCGGCGATCTCGCCAAGTGCCTCATCGCGATGGGTGCCGTGATCGAGGGGGCGGGCACCGACCGTATCCGCATCACCGGCGTGGACCGGCTGCATGCCGCCACCCATGAGGTCGTGGGCGACCGGATCGAGGCCGGCACCTATGCCATGGCGGCCGCCATCACCGGCGGCGACCTGCATTTGCTGGGCGGCAAGCTGGATCATATCCGGGCCGTGGCCACGGCGCTGGTCCCGGCGGAAGTGGTGTTCCAGGAGACGGAGCAGGGTTTCCGCGTCCGCAGGGCCAATGGCGCGCTGCACGGGGTGGATGTGATGACGGAGCCGTTCCCCGGCTTCCCCACCGACCTCCAGGCCCAGATGATGAGCCTGATGTGCGTGGCCCAGGGTGCTTCCATGATCACGGAGACGATCTTCGAGAATCGCTTCATGCATGTGCCGGAGTTGATGCGCATGGGGGCGAACATCACCGTCCACGGCTCCTCCGCCCTGGTGCGCGGCGTGCCGAAGCTGACCGGGGCTCCCGTGATGGCGACCGACCTCCGCGCCTCCGTCTCCCTTGTCCTGGCCGGGTTGGCCGCGGAAGGGGAAACGGTGGTCAACCGCATCTACCACCTCGACCGCGGCTATGAACGGATCGAGCAGAAGCTGTCCGCCTGCGGCGCGGATATGGAACGTCTGCGGGAGACTTCCTAA
- the dcd gene encoding dCTP deaminase yields MAIMPDSWIREMAQTKGMIEPFVEAQKREGVISYGLSSYGYDARVAPEFKIFTNVDNAVVDPKQFDATSFVDRNTDVCIIPPNSFALARTVEYFRVPRDVLVICLGKSTYARCGLIVNVTPLEPEWEGHVTLEISNTTPLPAKVYANEGLCQFLFLKGDPVCDVSYADRAGKYMKQRGVTLPRL; encoded by the coding sequence ATGGCGATCATGCCCGATAGCTGGATCCGCGAGATGGCCCAGACCAAGGGCATGATCGAGCCCTTCGTGGAGGCGCAGAAGCGGGAAGGGGTGATCAGCTACGGCCTGTCCTCCTACGGCTACGACGCCCGCGTCGCGCCGGAGTTCAAGATCTTCACCAATGTCGACAACGCCGTGGTCGATCCCAAGCAGTTCGACGCCACCAGCTTCGTCGACCGCAACACCGACGTCTGCATCATCCCGCCCAACAGCTTCGCCCTGGCCCGGACGGTGGAATATTTCCGCGTGCCGCGCGACGTGCTGGTGATCTGCCTTGGCAAATCCACCTATGCCCGCTGCGGCCTGATCGTGAATGTGACGCCGCTGGAACCGGAGTGGGAGGGGCATGTCACCTTGGAAATCTCCAACACCACCCCGCTGCCGGCCAAGGTCTATGCGAATGAGGGGCTGTGCCAGTTCCTGTTCCTGAAGGGCGACCCGGTGTGCGACGTCAGCTATGCCGACCGGGCGGGCAAGTACATGAAGCAGCGCGGCGTGACCCTGCCGCGGCTCTGA
- a CDS encoding SPOR domain-containing protein → MAFRESRASGRPAIALLLLALLMPGLPPSPALADMAAGREAFRAGDLPAAYRHFLEEAEAGRVEAQFLVGQMLANGQGMDRDIPNALDWLEQAAAGGHTSAQMMAGTIYAFGDGVPADYERALLLLTPAAEAGDSLAQNNLAVLTFYGLGTPADPVQALAWAIRAERKGLIQAINFRQEIEKSVSPDQKRAAMELASKPLAGSNAAPAATTAATSTETPAPAPSAGAPAVPAEARVPSSVQAEALEPMPATPEPEPEPAPPPVQSAAEEPAAPATPRPEPPPGPAVQSGDGAWSVQVAALPTAEEAKRQWAAISRRQSALLDGQPMETVTAELGERGTFHRILVGRFAGSGAAQEFCNRLKEAGQDCLIRKR, encoded by the coding sequence ATGGCGTTCCGTGAATCCCGTGCTTCCGGCCGCCCGGCCATCGCCCTCCTGCTCCTGGCCCTGCTGATGCCGGGCCTGCCGCCCTCCCCGGCGCTGGCCGACATGGCGGCAGGCAGGGAGGCGTTCCGGGCCGGCGACCTGCCCGCCGCCTACCGCCATTTCCTGGAGGAGGCGGAGGCCGGGCGGGTCGAGGCGCAGTTCCTGGTGGGGCAGATGCTGGCCAACGGCCAGGGGATGGACCGCGACATCCCCAACGCGCTGGACTGGCTGGAGCAGGCGGCAGCCGGCGGCCATACGAGCGCGCAGATGATGGCCGGCACCATCTATGCCTTCGGGGACGGCGTCCCTGCCGATTACGAGCGCGCTCTGCTTCTTCTCACCCCCGCGGCCGAGGCCGGGGACTCGCTGGCCCAGAACAATCTGGCGGTTCTGACCTTCTACGGGCTCGGCACCCCGGCCGATCCGGTCCAGGCCCTGGCCTGGGCGATCCGGGCGGAACGGAAGGGGCTGATCCAGGCCATCAACTTCCGGCAGGAAATCGAGAAAAGCGTTTCTCCCGACCAGAAGCGGGCGGCCATGGAACTGGCATCCAAGCCGCTGGCGGGCAGCAACGCCGCGCCAGCCGCCACAACGGCAGCCACCAGCACTGAGACGCCCGCACCCGCCCCATCCGCCGGGGCTCCGGCCGTTCCCGCGGAAGCGCGGGTCCCCTCCTCCGTCCAGGCGGAAGCGCTGGAGCCGATGCCGGCAACTCCGGAGCCGGAGCCCGAGCCGGCTCCTCCCCCGGTCCAGTCGGCGGCGGAGGAACCCGCGGCACCGGCGACACCCCGGCCGGAGCCGCCGCCCGGCCCTGCGGTACAGAGCGGGGATGGCGCATGGTCTGTGCAGGTCGCCGCATTGCCGACCGCGGAGGAAGCCAAGCGCCAATGGGCCGCCATCTCCCGCCGCCAGTCCGCGCTTCTGGACGGGCAGCCGATGGAAACGGTCACGGCGGAGCTGGGCGAGCGCGGCACGTTCCACCGCATCCTGGTCGGGCGCTTCGCCGGTTCCGGGGCGGCGCAGGAATTCTGCAACCGGTTGAAGGAAGCAGGGCAGGACTGCCTGATCCGCAAGCGGTAA
- the ygfZ gene encoding CAF17-like 4Fe-4S cluster assembly/insertion protein YgfZ yields MAETTTPITLPAAPPPDLPEGVRVAALPGTGVLRVAGEDRIAFLQGLVSNDVSAVAEDRAVWSAFLTPQGKYLHDFFIAAQADALLILCEAERRGDLFRRLRMYRLRSKVELADVTEQYGAALAFGTGAAAAFGLPAAPGAAAAAADGIAFVDPRRAELGVRIVLPRGSMTGLLDAYSDGSLAEWDRIRLALGVPDGSRDLVPEKSILLESGFDELQGVSWTKGCYMGQELTARTKYRGLVKKRLMPVLIEGPLPPPGTQILADGKDAGEMRSGIEGLGLALVRLDAAAGSHPLEAAGTRLQPLKPAWAGF; encoded by the coding sequence TTGGCCGAAACGACCACCCCGATCACCCTGCCCGCCGCCCCGCCCCCCGATCTGCCGGAGGGTGTTCGCGTCGCCGCCCTGCCCGGCACCGGCGTGCTGCGGGTTGCGGGTGAGGACCGGATCGCCTTCCTTCAAGGGCTGGTCAGCAACGACGTGTCCGCCGTGGCGGAGGATCGGGCGGTCTGGTCCGCCTTTCTGACGCCGCAGGGCAAGTATCTGCACGACTTCTTCATTGCCGCGCAGGCCGATGCCCTGCTGATCCTGTGCGAGGCGGAGCGGCGGGGGGATCTTTTCCGACGTCTGCGCATGTACAGGCTGCGCAGCAAGGTGGAACTGGCCGATGTGACGGAGCAGTACGGCGCAGCACTCGCCTTCGGCACCGGGGCCGCAGCGGCTTTCGGTCTGCCGGCGGCCCCGGGCGCAGCTGCCGCCGCCGCGGATGGCATCGCCTTCGTCGATCCCCGGCGGGCGGAGCTGGGCGTGCGGATCGTTCTGCCGCGCGGTTCCATGACCGGCCTGCTGGATGCGTATTCCGATGGCTCGCTGGCGGAGTGGGACCGCATCCGCCTTGCCCTGGGCGTGCCGGACGGCAGCCGCGATCTGGTGCCGGAGAAGTCGATCCTGCTGGAAAGCGGGTTCGATGAGCTGCAAGGCGTGTCCTGGACCAAGGGCTGCTACATGGGGCAGGAGCTAACTGCTCGTACCAAATACCGCGGGCTGGTGAAAAAGCGGCTGATGCCCGTTCTCATCGAAGGCCCCCTGCCCCCGCCGGGCACGCAGATCCTGGCCGATGGCAAGGATGCAGGCGAGATGCGCAGCGGCATTGAGGGGCTGGGGCTCGCCCTCGTCCGGCTCGATGCCGCAGCCGGGTCGCACCCGCTGGAAGCCGCCGGAACCCGATTGCAGCCTCTGAAGCCCGCCTGGGCAGGGTTCTGA